The following proteins are co-located in the Bacteroidota bacterium genome:
- a CDS encoding UbiX family flavin prenyltransferase, with protein sequence MKIVVGITGSSGAVYAHDFLKKCPADKYLIVSSWGKVLLRDELNMSDKDLKPYIKKQFSDDDLTAPMASGSNYLDAFVILPASTSTLGKIASGIGDTLITRTAQVCLKERYKLIICVRETPLSTLSLEQCARLSSYGAVIMPISSPLYFVPKSVDEYIGAFTDKVMGQLGIRSAKGWRAEEFE encoded by the coding sequence ATGAAAATCGTTGTCGGCATAACCGGTTCATCCGGCGCAGTCTATGCGCACGACTTCCTCAAGAAATGTCCTGCCGACAAATATCTCATCGTCAGTTCGTGGGGGAAGGTGTTGCTGCGCGATGAGCTGAACATGAGCGACAAAGACCTGAAGCCGTACATCAAGAAGCAATTCTCGGACGATGACCTTACTGCGCCGATGGCTTCGGGATCGAACTACTTGGACGCATTTGTTATTCTTCCTGCATCAACATCTACACTCGGCAAAATCGCATCAGGGATTGGCGACACACTCATCACACGAACGGCTCAAGTCTGTTTGAAAGAACGCTACAAGCTGATAATCTGCGTCCGTGAAACGCCGCTCTCCACGCTTTCTCTTGAACAATGCGCACGACTGTCGAGTTACGGTGCAGTCATCATGCCGATTTCATCGCCGCTGTATTTTGTTCCGAAGAGTGTTGATGAATACATTGGCGCATTCACGGACAAGGTGATGGGGCAACTCGGTATCCGTTCGGCAAAAGGCTGGCGGGCGGAAGAGTTCGAGTAA
- the ubiA gene encoding putative 4-hydroxybenzoate polyprenyltransferase, producing MPVKKFFSFVKIEHTLFSLPLIYSGVMLASRNTVPPLRVLILVLTAATGARTVAFALNRIIDRHIDSRNPRTAARDLPSGRMTIWEASWVMIAGLALYFGSAYFISDFCFYMSPIPLAVFIIYPTMKRYTPLAHFGVGMGLAMGPLGGWFAISPSFDNLLPPALLSLFTLFWVAGFDIIYATLDEEFDKKESLYSFPSRFGKERALQFSALFHLVAFAFLTVLFFYSPFSLLALPLLVMTGYLLYLEQKKAEDVELAFFKINAVAGFSVFAMVLVGVYV from the coding sequence ATCCCTGTGAAGAAGTTCTTCTCCTTTGTTAAAATCGAGCATACGCTATTCTCGTTACCTCTTATATACAGCGGAGTTATGCTTGCTTCGCGTAACACGGTTCCGCCGCTCAGAGTGCTGATTCTTGTTTTAACGGCCGCGACGGGCGCCCGAACAGTTGCATTTGCATTGAATCGGATCATCGACAGGCACATCGATTCCCGTAATCCCCGCACCGCCGCTCGTGATCTGCCCAGCGGCCGCATGACGATCTGGGAGGCAAGCTGGGTGATGATTGCGGGACTTGCGCTGTACTTCGGGTCGGCGTATTTCATTTCTGATTTTTGCTTCTACATGTCGCCCATTCCCCTTGCTGTGTTCATCATCTATCCAACGATGAAGCGCTACACCCCGCTTGCACATTTCGGGGTCGGGATGGGATTGGCGATGGGTCCGCTGGGTGGATGGTTTGCCATCTCGCCCTCGTTTGATAACTTGCTGCCACCGGCGTTGCTTTCGCTGTTTACCCTTTTTTGGGTGGCAGGGTTTGACATAATCTATGCGACGCTGGATGAAGAATTCGACAAGAAAGAATCGCTGTATTCATTCCCCTCCCGATTTGGCAAAGAGCGTGCGTTGCAGTTTTCCGCGCTGTTCCATCTGGTTGCGTTTGCGTTTCTGACGGTGTTGTTCTTCTATTCACCTTTTTCACTTCTCGCATTACCGCTTCTTGTGATGACAGGTTATCTCCTCTATCTTGAGCAGAAGAAAGCTGAGGATGTTGAACTGGCGTTCTTCAAGATCAATGCCGTCGCGGGATTCTCGGTTTTTGCGATGGTGCTCGTCGGAGTCTACGTTTGA
- a CDS encoding retropepsin-like domain-containing protein, with the protein MFPVIELGIEANGRAVDLPAIVDTGAQHTLLSPQYAVDIGLIPAAGRRMIFTAANGSSFSAFGHTVQVRVLDETFQAELFFPEVQLRRCLLGRDLMARMQIGLNESLSILYLF; encoded by the coding sequence GTGTTCCCCGTTATTGAGTTAGGCATAGAAGCAAATGGCAGAGCAGTTGATCTCCCTGCCATTGTGGACACTGGCGCGCAGCATACACTCCTTTCTCCCCAATATGCAGTAGACATAGGCTTAATCCCTGCTGCTGGGAGGCGAATGATTTTTACGGCCGCCAATGGATCATCTTTTAGTGCATTCGGGCATACAGTCCAAGTCAGGGTTTTGGATGAGACCTTTCAAGCAGAATTGTTTTTCCCTGAAGTTCAGCTTCGCCGTTGTCTTCTCGGAAGGGATCTCATGGCGAGGATGCAAATTGGCCTGAACGAATCTCTTTCGATTCTATATCTGTTCTGA
- a CDS encoding DUF2235 domain-containing protein gives MGKNIVVFSDGTGQEGGKTYNTNVYKLFNMIEDRTKDQVAYYDRGLGTGWRKVTGNMAGMGISRNIRDCYQFIFENFEADDNIYLFGFSRGATTVRSLSGFIHLFGILPQSRPELIKRAYAIYRIKDQERRKEKAEELIAKNRTMWCRIKFLGVWDTVAALGLPFTWMDNVVEMIPWFKHRFHNLRLSESVENAYHALAIDDERLTFHPTLWDPVVKEYQNMHQVWFSGMHTDVGGGYREQQLSDIVLQWMVDKAHAHGLRIYPRHKVKIAPDPDGVMHDSRGKFPASLFRRAERSWPATHGTPVVHSSVVQRKPNQKNNADPPYNPWILRGKYEVE, from the coding sequence ATGGGCAAAAACATCGTTGTATTCTCCGACGGCACGGGCCAGGAAGGGGGTAAGACGTACAACACGAATGTGTACAAGCTCTTCAACATGATCGAAGATCGGACGAAGGATCAGGTTGCGTACTATGATCGGGGGCTGGGCACGGGATGGAGGAAGGTCACCGGCAACATGGCGGGCATGGGAATTTCAAGAAACATCCGTGATTGCTACCAGTTCATTTTCGAAAACTTCGAAGCAGACGACAACATTTATCTGTTCGGGTTCAGCCGCGGCGCAACAACCGTGCGCAGTCTGTCGGGGTTCATTCATCTGTTCGGGATTCTGCCCCAATCAAGACCGGAACTCATCAAGCGGGCTTATGCCATCTACCGGATCAAGGATCAGGAGAGGCGTAAAGAGAAAGCTGAAGAGCTGATTGCAAAAAACCGGACCATGTGGTGCCGCATCAAGTTCCTCGGCGTGTGGGATACGGTGGCCGCGCTCGGGCTTCCGTTCACGTGGATGGATAATGTTGTCGAGATGATTCCCTGGTTCAAGCACCGCTTTCACAACTTGCGCCTGAGCGAAAGTGTGGAGAATGCGTATCATGCGCTTGCCATTGATGACGAACGTCTGACGTTCCACCCGACACTCTGGGATCCGGTAGTGAAGGAATATCAGAACATGCATCAAGTCTGGTTCAGCGGCATGCACACCGATGTCGGCGGCGGATATCGTGAGCAACAGCTCTCCGACATCGTGCTGCAATGGATGGTGGACAAAGCGCATGCGCACGGACTGAGGATCTACCCGCGTCACAAGGTAAAGATTGCGCCCGACCCCGACGGTGTCATGCACGACTCCCGCGGGAAATTTCCCGCTTCGTTGTTCCGCCGCGCCGAGCGTTCGTGGCCCGCAACGCACGGGACGCCGGTGGTGCATTCCAGTGTTGTTCAGCGGAAGCCTAATCAGAAAAACAACGCCGACCCGCCGTACAACCCGTGGATTCTTCGCGGGAAGTATGAGGTGGAATGA
- a CDS encoding ORF6N domain-containing protein, producing MNHGTRPRNADQSGKPKSKCAQDERHIVAKVKHSKASSSILVPEFIERRILLIRGQKVMLDFHLAGLYGVETKVLKRAVKRNIDRFPSDFMFELTKDEYAILRSQFGTLRWGEHAKYLPYVFTEQGVAMLSSVLKSKRAVQVNIEIMRAFVRLRELLSTHKDLARNLADLEKKYDDQFRVVFEAIRQLMTPRTRRRKDR from the coding sequence ATGAATCACGGTACGCGTCCGAGAAACGCGGATCAGAGTGGAAAGCCGAAGTCAAAATGCGCACAAGATGAGAGACATATCGTGGCCAAAGTGAAGCACTCCAAGGCATCATCCAGCATATTGGTCCCTGAATTCATCGAGCGAAGAATTCTCTTGATTCGAGGCCAGAAGGTTATGCTGGATTTCCATCTTGCCGGACTCTATGGAGTCGAGACAAAGGTACTGAAGCGAGCCGTGAAAAGAAACATCGACAGATTCCCGTCGGACTTCATGTTTGAGTTGACGAAGGATGAGTACGCAATCTTAAGGAGCCAGTTTGGCACCTTAAGATGGGGTGAGCATGCCAAGTATCTTCCCTATGTGTTCACCGAGCAAGGCGTAGCCATGTTGTCGAGCGTCCTGAAGAGCAAGCGTGCCGTGCAGGTCAACATAGAGATCATGCGCGCATTCGTGCGGCTGCGGGAGTTGCTCTCCACGCACAAAGACCTCGCCCGAAACCTGGCGGACTTGGAGAAGAAGTACGACGACCAATTCCGCGTTGTATTTGAAGCCATTCGCCAACTCATGACGCCCCGGACCCGCCGAAGAAAAGACCGATAG
- a CDS encoding 6-phosphofructokinase produces MANIRAKQGVIGILTGGGDVPGLNPAIRAVTIRALREGYQVIGIRRGWAGAVEIIRDKNADNSDNYQVLTEEIVNKAGRTGGTFLHTSRTRPSSVKKSQVPLHLRETYAADSNDLTPEVLKNLDYLGIDYLIPIGGDDTLSYGVHLYKQGVKVIAIPKTMDNDVPGTDYCIGFSTCVTRTIHMTNSLRTSAGSHERLLVMEVFGRYAGYTAMVPTMAGAANRCVIPEYKFNIERLAELMVYDRNRNPSKYAVVLVSEGAMFEGGEMVFQDSRTDAYGHAKLGGIGDLVSQQLELLSPKFNNGKTIHIINQKLGYLVRGGDPDAIDSIVPMAYGNLALDLALKGVHGRLVVLKNGRYDNMPLDVVTSTKKVVNVKEHYNTERLRPHYKSFEMKPLFLTTSEW; encoded by the coding sequence ATGGCGAATATCAGAGCGAAACAAGGAGTTATCGGAATTCTTACTGGCGGAGGCGATGTGCCCGGATTGAATCCGGCCATTCGTGCCGTCACGATTCGCGCTTTGCGTGAAGGATATCAGGTTATCGGAATACGCAGGGGGTGGGCAGGGGCCGTCGAAATCATCCGCGACAAGAATGCCGACAATAGCGACAACTACCAGGTTCTTACCGAAGAGATTGTTAACAAAGCGGGCCGGACGGGAGGTACATTCCTCCATACGTCGCGTACACGTCCGAGCAGCGTGAAGAAATCACAGGTTCCGCTTCATCTCCGCGAAACCTATGCCGCCGATTCGAATGATCTGACTCCCGAGGTTCTCAAGAATCTTGACTACCTCGGGATTGATTATCTGATTCCGATAGGCGGGGATGATACGCTCAGCTACGGCGTGCATCTCTACAAGCAGGGAGTGAAAGTCATCGCCATCCCGAAAACGATGGATAACGATGTGCCGGGCACGGATTATTGCATCGGCTTCAGCACGTGCGTAACGAGAACCATTCACATGACCAACAGTCTGCGTACATCGGCAGGCTCGCATGAACGGCTGCTTGTGATGGAAGTGTTCGGACGATACGCCGGATACACTGCGATGGTTCCGACAATGGCAGGGGCGGCAAACCGTTGCGTTATTCCCGAATACAAGTTTAACATCGAACGGCTGGCGGAATTGATGGTGTACGACCGGAACCGGAACCCGAGCAAATACGCCGTTGTGCTTGTATCCGAGGGGGCGATGTTTGAAGGCGGGGAAATGGTGTTTCAGGATTCGCGTACCGATGCATACGGGCACGCGAAGTTGGGAGGCATTGGCGACCTCGTGTCCCAGCAGCTCGAGTTGCTTTCACCAAAGTTCAACAACGGGAAAACCATCCATATTATCAACCAGAAACTCGGCTATCTCGTCCGCGGCGGTGACCCCGATGCAATTGACTCGATAGTACCGATGGCGTATGGTAATCTTGCACTCGACCTCGCCCTGAAAGGTGTGCACGGCCGTCTTGTTGTTCTGAAAAACGGCCGTTACGACAACATGCCGCTCGACGTCGTGACAAGCACGAAGAAAGTCGTGAACGTGAAGGAACACTACAACACCGAACGACTTCGCCCTCACTACAAGAGCTTCGAGATGAAGCCTCTATTCCTTACAACAAGCGAGTGGTAA
- a CDS encoding GxxExxY protein, with translation MTKYLHQDLTEKIIGCFYEVYNQLGYGFLERVYERSMVIELSRCGLEVRTQVPIKVQYKGEQVGDYYADIIVNDLVIVELKAAEVAAEEHEFQLINYLKATEIEIGLLLNFGKQPVVRRKIFTNDRKRTDTPG, from the coding sequence ATGACGAAATACCTTCATCAAGATCTGACCGAGAAGATAATCGGCTGTTTCTATGAGGTGTATAACCAACTGGGATATGGATTTCTTGAGCGTGTATATGAGCGCTCGATGGTCATAGAATTGTCGAGATGTGGATTGGAAGTTAGAACTCAAGTTCCGATCAAAGTGCAGTACAAGGGAGAACAGGTTGGAGATTACTATGCCGACATCATCGTCAATGATTTGGTTATTGTAGAACTGAAAGCCGCAGAAGTTGCAGCGGAAGAGCATGAATTCCAGCTCATCAACTACCTCAAAGCCACTGAGATTGAAATTGGCTTGTTGCTGAACTTCGGCAAACAGCCTGTTGTGAGAAGGAAGATATTCACAAACGATAGAAAAAGAACAGACACACCAGGATGA
- a CDS encoding DUF4397 domain-containing protein encodes MLVVAGCKKDDDTITPTPAGSAQIKAVHASPNAPAVDILVDGNLVRSGLTFPANTGYAQVTAGTRNIKVRVSGTSTIAIDANVPFSENTFTSVFAVDSVSKISTVVLNDNLTSPAAGKAHVRFVHLSPNAPAVDIALQGGAVVFANTSFKGFKDFPPLDAGTYDLEVRVAGTQTVVLPLNGIVLKAGEIYTVFARGFVGGTGAQALGAEIIVNKAVPGAPTVGNGRVLVAHASPDAPGVDLLVANAIAGSNLTFPNNTGYLNVAGGARGVKVNVTGTSTTVINANLPIAANANYSVFAIDSVAKLSTLVLTDDLTAPAAGKAHVRFVHLSPNAPAVDVAVTGGPVVFGNRAFKQFTNFTPLDAGTYNLEVRVAGTATVVLPLPGIALQAGKIYTVFARGFVGGTGAQALGAQIIENN; translated from the coding sequence ATGCTGGTGGTTGCCGGCTGCAAAAAAGACGACGATACCATTACACCAACGCCCGCAGGCTCGGCCCAGATAAAGGCCGTTCATGCATCACCGAACGCCCCTGCAGTTGACATTCTGGTCGATGGCAACCTTGTGCGCTCAGGACTTACGTTCCCGGCTAACACGGGATACGCCCAGGTCACAGCCGGCACACGCAACATCAAGGTTCGCGTCAGCGGCACCTCGACCATTGCAATCGATGCAAATGTGCCGTTCTCTGAGAACACATTTACCAGCGTCTTTGCGGTTGACTCAGTTTCGAAAATTTCGACGGTTGTTCTGAACGACAATCTCACATCCCCTGCGGCAGGCAAGGCGCATGTCCGTTTTGTGCATCTCTCCCCCAATGCACCTGCAGTTGATATCGCGTTGCAGGGGGGCGCTGTTGTGTTCGCAAATACGTCGTTCAAAGGCTTCAAGGATTTCCCTCCGCTCGATGCCGGCACGTATGACCTTGAAGTCCGTGTAGCCGGAACTCAAACCGTAGTCCTGCCGCTGAACGGAATTGTGCTGAAGGCAGGCGAGATCTACACTGTCTTTGCTCGTGGATTTGTTGGAGGAACTGGAGCCCAGGCATTGGGTGCCGAAATCATTGTGAACAAAGCTGTGCCCGGCGCCCCGACAGTAGGCAACGGACGCGTGCTTGTTGCTCATGCTTCGCCTGATGCGCCGGGAGTTGATCTCCTCGTAGCGAACGCCATTGCCGGTAGCAACCTCACTTTCCCCAACAATACCGGATATCTGAATGTTGCCGGCGGTGCACGCGGCGTGAAGGTTAACGTCACAGGTACGTCAACAACTGTCATCAACGCGAACCTGCCGATTGCGGCAAATGCAAACTATTCCGTTTTCGCAATTGACTCGGTTGCAAAGCTCTCAACCCTCGTGCTGACGGATGATTTGACTGCACCTGCGGCGGGAAAAGCACATGTCCGTTTCGTGCATCTTTCGCCCAACGCACCGGCAGTTGACGTTGCGGTGACGGGCGGACCGGTGGTATTCGGTAACAGGGCATTCAAGCAGTTCACCAACTTCACGCCGCTTGATGCAGGGACGTACAATCTGGAAGTCCGGGTGGCAGGAACTGCAACAGTAGTGTTGCCGTTGCCCGGAATTGCTTTGCAAGCAGGAAAGATTTACACAGTGTTTGCGAGAGGATTTGTGGGTGGGACGGGAGCGCAGGCTCTCGGCGCACAGATTATCGAGAACAACTGA
- a CDS encoding menaquinone biosynthesis decarboxylase: MTTYRTLGDYARYLESAGELHRVRVEVDSYLEITEIATRAIKERRPALLFENVKGSKYPLVINTMASEHRCELALNKHPEQLGEELIRFMLDAMPPKPSVFWKHKPLVGRFLKTRNKSVSSALVQEVVEGPNLDELPILTCWPEDGGRFITLPQVVTYDPRNGKRNIGMYRMHVFDKQTTGMHWQIQKGGGFHYYEAERLGRDFELAVALGTDPALLMATIAALPENIDEAMFAGFLRGQRTEFVKAKSLSIQVPANAEFVLEGVVPARERRMEGPFGDHFGHYSHAAEFPVFHLKKITHRINPVYPATVVGIPPMEDKWLGDATQQILGPLIKLIHSEITNMWAYYEAGFHNLLVVAVDQRYQKEAMKTALGLMGMSQLSLTKCIILVSEGVNVRNFDEVMKNVRDNFDPHFDFVMIPKVPLDTLDFTSFKMNLGSKMILDATMKQRTSPESPMRNDGGNEKWRGVKSLDRRIVDANFVHDALLLVKVSGEGRSVVEKLVVQSDLAGIKVIAAVSEDVDIHDKENYIWGVFTRFDCERDVIFTEQKLHGISPIYKGVMGIDATWKPGYPNPLRMTDEVKKRVEERWDAYWK, encoded by the coding sequence ATGACGACCTACAGAACCTTAGGCGACTACGCCCGCTATCTGGAATCGGCAGGCGAGTTGCACAGAGTACGAGTCGAAGTTGACTCATATCTCGAAATCACAGAAATCGCAACGCGGGCCATCAAGGAACGACGCCCGGCGTTATTGTTTGAGAATGTCAAAGGCTCGAAGTACCCCCTCGTCATCAACACGATGGCAAGCGAACATCGCTGCGAGCTTGCACTGAACAAACATCCCGAACAACTCGGCGAAGAACTGATTCGATTTATGCTGGATGCGATGCCGCCGAAGCCATCTGTGTTCTGGAAGCATAAGCCGCTCGTTGGTAGATTCCTCAAGACTCGGAACAAATCCGTCTCGTCCGCTCTTGTGCAGGAGGTTGTTGAAGGGCCAAATCTCGATGAACTGCCGATTCTGACCTGTTGGCCGGAGGATGGCGGACGCTTCATCACGCTGCCGCAAGTCGTAACGTATGATCCCCGAAACGGAAAGCGCAACATCGGCATGTACCGCATGCATGTGTTCGACAAGCAGACAACGGGGATGCATTGGCAGATTCAAAAGGGGGGAGGATTTCATTATTACGAAGCTGAAAGGCTCGGTCGAGACTTCGAGCTGGCAGTCGCGTTGGGAACCGATCCTGCGCTGCTGATGGCAACAATCGCTGCCTTGCCGGAGAATATCGACGAAGCAATGTTCGCCGGATTTCTACGAGGCCAGCGAACGGAGTTCGTCAAAGCAAAATCGCTTTCCATCCAAGTCCCCGCAAATGCCGAGTTTGTGCTCGAAGGAGTTGTTCCCGCAAGAGAGAGAAGAATGGAAGGCCCTTTTGGCGATCACTTCGGACATTATTCTCATGCCGCTGAGTTTCCTGTCTTTCATCTCAAGAAGATAACGCATCGCATCAATCCCGTTTATCCCGCAACAGTCGTCGGCATTCCGCCGATGGAGGATAAATGGTTGGGGGATGCAACACAGCAGATTCTCGGCCCGCTGATCAAACTCATACATTCAGAAATCACCAACATGTGGGCGTATTACGAAGCGGGATTTCACAACCTGCTCGTTGTTGCTGTTGATCAGCGCTACCAAAAAGAAGCGATGAAGACGGCGTTGGGATTGATGGGGATGTCTCAGCTTTCTCTCACCAAATGTATCATACTCGTTTCTGAAGGAGTGAACGTCAGGAACTTCGACGAAGTGATGAAGAATGTGCGTGACAACTTCGATCCGCATTTTGATTTTGTGATGATTCCGAAAGTGCCGCTCGATACACTCGACTTCACGAGCTTCAAGATGAATTTGGGAAGCAAGATGATTCTTGATGCGACGATGAAGCAACGAACTTCTCCGGAATCGCCAATGAGGAATGATGGGGGGAACGAGAAATGGAGGGGAGTGAAATCTCTTGACCGGCGCATCGTTGATGCAAACTTTGTCCACGACGCTCTCTTGTTGGTAAAGGTGAGTGGAGAGGGCAGAAGTGTTGTCGAGAAGCTCGTTGTGCAATCCGACCTGGCCGGCATCAAGGTCATCGCAGCGGTCAGCGAGGATGTTGACATTCATGACAAGGAGAATTATATCTGGGGAGTGTTCACGCGGTTCGATTGTGAGCGGGATGTCATTTTCACGGAACAGAAACTTCACGGCATCAGCCCGATCTACAAAGGCGTGATGGGCATTGATGCAACGTGGAAGCCCGGGTATCCGAACCCGCTGAGGATGACGGACGAAGTGAAGAAGAGGGTGGAGGAACGATGGGACGCGTACTGGAAATAG
- a CDS encoding DMT family transporter: MRTFILTSLTLIFFASNSILCRLALAPGLIDAASFTSIRLISGALALAIILAAREKGVPAFQLNWLSAFALFSYAVPFSFAYLRISAGVGALILFGAVQATMIGSHLFEGNRLHVRELIGLLLALAGLAGLTLPGADAPDLLGAGIMAVAGVAWGVYSLRGKGVADPLRATASNFVVSLVFVLPIAAVPVVGRVASSEGILLAIGSGALASGVGYAIWYTALRGLSASQAGIVQLLVPVLAAYGGVLFLDESVTLRLAIAGVAIFSGVTLAVVARTKVR, from the coding sequence TTGCGAACCTTCATTCTCACCTCACTCACCCTCATCTTCTTCGCGTCAAACTCCATTCTCTGCCGACTTGCTTTGGCTCCGGGCCTTATTGATGCTGCATCATTCACATCCATTCGCTTGATAAGCGGCGCGTTGGCGCTTGCAATCATCCTCGCTGCGCGGGAGAAAGGCGTTCCCGCATTTCAACTGAACTGGCTTTCCGCTTTTGCATTGTTTAGCTACGCGGTTCCATTCTCGTTTGCCTATCTTCGCATTTCCGCCGGAGTCGGAGCGCTGATTTTGTTCGGTGCTGTTCAGGCAACGATGATCGGGAGCCATCTTTTCGAAGGGAATCGGCTGCACGTGCGGGAGTTGATCGGGTTGTTGCTGGCTCTCGCCGGGCTTGCGGGCCTCACGTTGCCGGGAGCAGATGCGCCGGATTTGCTTGGTGCCGGAATAATGGCAGTCGCAGGAGTTGCTTGGGGCGTGTACTCGTTAAGAGGGAAGGGCGTTGCCGATCCGTTGCGCGCCACGGCAAGCAACTTTGTTGTGAGCCTCGTATTCGTGTTGCCGATTGCTGCCGTGCCGGTGGTCGGGCGTGTTGCTTCCAGTGAGGGAATTCTCCTTGCAATCGGTTCCGGCGCACTCGCTTCGGGAGTCGGTTACGCAATCTGGTACACGGCGTTACGGGGATTATCCGCATCACAGGCCGGGATTGTGCAACTGCTTGTTCCTGTGCTCGCTGCGTACGGTGGAGTTCTCTTTCTTGACGAATCCGTGACCTTGCGGCTGGCCATCGCCGGTGTTGCGATATTCTCCGGCGTGACTCTTGCCGTGGTGGCGAGGACAAAAGTGCGATAA
- the guaA gene encoding glutamine-hydrolyzing GMP synthase, whose amino-acid sequence MTHEELILILDYGSQYTQLIARRVRELGVYSELHPFNISLEKIRSLNPKGIILSGSPHSAYEEGAPISTPQIFEMGIPVLGICFGLQLMAYQLGGEVDKAAKREYGHADLTIDDTSDLFDGFEGNGTTTRVWMSHGDHLTRMPPGFQPMAHTSNSPICAIKDPQRKIYGIQFHPEVVHTPNGKQILKNFLYKVCQCRGGWSSTSFIQNTVDDIRKRVGTGRVICALSGGVDSSVAAVLLHKAIGDQLYCIHIDNGLMRKGESEQVVQTFRDNFHMNLDYVDATDVFLDELAGVTDPEKKRKIIGKLFIDVFEQEAKKIGQVDYLCQGTLYPDVIESVSFKGPSVTIKTHHNVGGLPEKMNLKLIEPFRELFKDEVRAVGHELGLSDELIWRHPFPGPGLAVRVLGEITKERLALLREADAIFVEEVKRAGLYRDIWQGFVVLLPVRSVGVMGDGRTYEYTVAIRSVASVDGMTADWFRMPHDVLAKISSRITNEVRGINRVVYDISSKPPATIEWE is encoded by the coding sequence ATGACTCACGAAGAACTCATCCTCATCCTCGATTACGGTTCCCAATACACACAACTGATTGCCCGTCGAGTGCGCGAGTTGGGTGTGTATTCCGAACTACATCCCTTCAACATCTCTCTTGAAAAAATCCGGTCTCTGAATCCCAAAGGAATTATTCTCTCCGGCAGTCCACACAGCGCCTACGAGGAGGGGGCTCCCATTTCCACACCGCAAATATTCGAGATGGGTATTCCTGTGCTGGGAATTTGTTTCGGCTTGCAGTTAATGGCCTATCAACTCGGCGGCGAGGTGGACAAAGCGGCGAAACGCGAATACGGCCACGCAGACTTGACAATTGACGATACTTCGGATTTGTTCGATGGATTTGAAGGGAATGGAACAACAACGAGAGTCTGGATGAGCCACGGCGACCATTTGACACGCATGCCGCCGGGGTTTCAGCCGATGGCGCACACAAGCAACTCGCCCATCTGCGCCATCAAAGATCCGCAGAGGAAGATTTACGGAATTCAGTTTCATCCCGAAGTCGTTCATACCCCGAACGGAAAGCAGATTCTCAAGAACTTTCTCTACAAGGTTTGTCAATGCAGGGGAGGGTGGAGTTCAACTTCCTTCATTCAGAATACGGTTGATGACATCAGGAAGAGAGTCGGAACCGGAAGAGTAATTTGTGCCCTCAGCGGCGGCGTTGATTCATCGGTTGCGGCCGTTCTTCTCCACAAGGCCATCGGCGACCAGCTCTACTGCATTCACATCGACAACGGCCTGATGCGGAAAGGGGAGAGTGAGCAGGTTGTGCAGACCTTCCGCGACAACTTCCACATGAACCTCGACTATGTTGATGCGACGGATGTGTTTCTGGATGAACTCGCCGGCGTCACCGATCCGGAAAAGAAACGGAAAATCATCGGCAAGCTGTTCATCGATGTGTTTGAGCAGGAAGCAAAGAAGATCGGACAAGTGGATTATCTTTGTCAAGGAACATTGTACCCCGACGTGATTGAGTCCGTCTCATTCAAAGGCCCTTCCGTCACGATCAAAACCCATCACAACGTCGGCGGTTTGCCGGAGAAGATGAATCTGAAACTCATCGAGCCGTTCCGTGAATTGTTCAAAGACGAAGTCCGGGCAGTAGGGCACGAACTCGGCTTGTCGGATGAGTTGATCTGGCGGCATCCGTTCCCGGGTCCGGGACTTGCGGTTCGCGTTTTGGGAGAGATCACGAAAGAACGCCTTGCTCTTCTGCGCGAAGCCGATGCAATCTTTGTAGAAGAGGTGAAAAGAGCCGGCCTGTATCGTGACATTTGGCAGGGATTTGTCGTTCTCCTGCCCGTAAGAAGCGTCGGGGTGATGGGAGACGGACGAACATACGAGTATACGGTCGCGATCCGTTCTGTAGCCAGTGTTGACGGAATGACGGCGGATTGGTTCCGGATGCCGCATGATGTTCTCGCCAAAATATCCTCACGCATCACAAACGAAGTCCGGGGCATCAACCGCGTTGTGTACGACATCAGCTCGAAGCCGCCCGCGACGATTGAGTGGGAGTAG